From a single Cygnus atratus isolate AKBS03 ecotype Queensland, Australia chromosome 10, CAtr_DNAZoo_HiC_assembly, whole genome shotgun sequence genomic region:
- the RPN1 gene encoding dolichyl-diphosphooligosaccharide--protein glycosyltransferase subunit 1 — MTVKVWRSFSRLTPAGVLKRRWAPPSRTSSPSHWAPPSCALPVQRGRRHLVPSPRRVAAMAGLLCRLLLCLAAAAAADLQLDEARRTLDLSTHLAKVSAELSLANAAGTAASTFLLALEPGLEPRLAYLGVQVKGEEEEENTLEVRETKVKGKSGKFFSVKLPSPLAPGAKVRVSVEMVFTHVLQPYPTHITQSEKQFVVFEGNHYFYSPYFTKTQTTRVKLASRNVESYTKLGNPSRTEDMIEYGPFKDIPPYSQDTLKVHYENNSPFLTITSMTRVIEVSHWGNIAVEETVDLKHTGAVLKGPFSRYDYQRQPDSGISSVKSFKTILPAAAQDVYYRDEIGNISTSHLLVLDDSVEMEIRPRFPLFGGWKTHYIIGYNLPSYEYLYNLGDQYALKMRFVDHVFDEQVTDSLTVKIVLPEGAKNIHVDSPYEINRASDELHYTYLDTFGRPVIVAHKSNLVEQHIQDIVVHYTFNKILMLQEPLLVVGAFYILFFTVIVYVRLDFSITKDPAAEARMKVACITEQVLTLVNKRLGLYRHFDEAVNKYKQSRDISTLNSGKKSLETEHKALTNEIAALQSKLKTEGSDLCDKVSEIQKLDGQVKELVLKSSVEAERLVAGKLKKDTYIENEKMHSNKRQDLVTKIDNILDAL; from the exons ATGACAGTGAAGGTCTG GCGCTCCTTTAGCCGCCTTACCCCGGCGGGGGTCCTCAAGCGCCGCTGGGCGCCGCCATCAcgcacctcctccccctcgcactgggcgccgccatcttgtgcCCTCCCCGTACAGCGcgggcgccgccatcttgtgcCCTCCCCGCGCCGTGTGGCGGCCATGGCGGGGCTGCTGTGCcgcctgctgctctgcttggcggccgccgccgccgccgacCTGCAGCTGGACGAGGCGCGGCGCACCCTGGACCTCAGCACCCACCTGGCCAAGGTCTCGGCCGAGCTCAGCCTGGCCAACGCGGCCGGCACCGCCGCCTCCACCTTCCTGCTGGCGCTGGAGCCCGGCCTGGAGCCCCGCCTGGCCTACCTGGGCGTGCAG GTAAAgggtgaggaagaagaggagaacaCCTTGGAAGTGAGAGAGACTAAAGTTAAGGGCAAAAG TGGAAAATTCTTCTCTGTGAAGCTGCCATCTCCTTTGGCACCAGGAGCCAAGGTCCGTGTATCTGTTGAAATGGTTTTCACACATGTCCTGCAGCCCTACCCCACCCACATTACCCAAAGCGAGAAGCAGTTTGTGGTCTTTGAAGGAAATCACTATTTCTACTCACCATACTTCACCAAGACCCAAACAACCCGGGTCAAACTGGCCTCCAGGAATGTGGAGAGTTACACCAAGCTGGGCAACCCTTCCCGCACAGAAGACATGATTGAGTATGGCCCCTTCAAGGACATCCCTCCATACAGCCAG GACACTCTGAAGGTGCACTATGAAAACAACAGTCCATTCCTGACCATCACCAGCATGACCCGAGTCATCGAGGTGTCTCACTGGGGGAACATTGCGGTTGAAGAGACAGTTGATTTAAAGCACACAGGAGCAGTGCTGAAAGGGCCCTTCTCCAGATACGACTACCAGAGACAGCCAGACAGTGGGATCTCTTCTGTTAAGTCTTTTAAG ACCATTCTCCCGGCTGCTGCTCAGGACGTCTATTACAGAGATGAGATCGGAAACATCTCCACCAGCCACCTCCTTGTCCTGGATGACTCTGTAGAGATGGAAATCCGTCCCCGCTTCCCGCTTTTTGGGGGATGGAAAACCCACTACATCATTGGCTATAACCTGCCAAGCTACGAATACCTCTACAATCTCG GTGATCAGTATGCTCTGAAAATGAGGTTTGTCGACCATGTATTCGATGAGCAAGTTACGGACTCTCTGACTGTCAAGATCGTCCTGCCAGAAGGTGCCAA GAATATCCATGTGGACAGCCCCTACGAGATCAATCGTGCTTCAGACGAGCTTCACTACACATACCTGGACACTTTTGGACGCCCTGTTATAGTGGCACACAAGAGCAACCTGGTAGAGCAGCACATCCAAGACATAGTG GTTCATTACACCTTCAATAAAATACTGATGCTGCAGGAACCTCTGTTGGTGGTTGGAGccttttacattttgttcttcaCTGTGATTGTCTATGTGAGGCTGGATTTCTCCATCACTAAG GATCCAGCTGCTGAAGCTAGGATGAAGGTTGCCTGCATCACAGAGCAAGTGCTTACTCTGGTGAACAAGAGACTTGGGCTGTACCGTCATTTTGATGAAGCAGTGAATAAATACAAGCAGTCACGAGACATCTCCACCCTGAACAGTGGTAAGAAGTCTTTGGAGACTGAGCACAAGGCCTTGACTAATGAAATAGCTGCTCTGCAATCTAAACTGAAGACAGAAGGCTCTGACTTATGTGATAAA GTAAGTGAGATTCAGAAGCTGGATGGCCAAGTCAAGGAGCTTGTTCTCAAGTCCTCAGTTGAAGCCGAGCGGCTGGTAGCTGGCAAGCTCAAGAAGGACACCTACATTGAGAACGAGAAGATGCATTCCAACAAGCGCCAGGATCTGGTCACCAAAATTGACAACATCCTTGACGCACTGTAA